In Sphingobacterium sp. PCS056, the following proteins share a genomic window:
- a CDS encoding PAS domain S-box protein: MEPDYHALNEQYSYPITLGIEGLLALDKDGYMLSYNEQVKLLLPIDKIGNKKFQEALIFYAVEDQRIIPTEELSFYNTLQTGEKQIDHNYGIMTEEGHLKWLSFSSKIVPERSDMHMIIAICDVTRLITENKDLLEKKKHLQLLVASLDDLVFEVTKEGVFTNYWTSNSDLLFYKPDEFLNKNLKDLFPLPISKRALELIDKALTLNKVCKMEFISNFDTHKGKWYKMKVMPIHLTKDRVAIVVSDISEKVESLEKIRFNQHKFNQAFHFSGLGISLTNLQGNCIEANKTLSKILGFSQEELSTINFLDYTHPDDLEFDYKQRQRLARGEIDSFTLEKRYQHKLGHYIWCSVTISAVHNQFNELSFFIVQLQDISDAKKNREILERQKHELELVKIELETKVKQLEDFNQIVAHNLRGPVSNIHMLLSELKDESNIDVKNEYLDLLKTSNDSLTDTLEELSEILELRENTNILKDNCNFSLIYTKIYSQFIGEIQSKNAQLTADFQVENIHYPTKYLESIFNNLLSNALKFTDPNISPQIHIRTYIEDNTPIFSIEDNGIGIDLPKYKSQLFMFRKVFHRGFDSKGIGLFITRYQVEALGGKIDIKSAPGKGTTFLVRFLKTTT; the protein is encoded by the coding sequence ATGGAACCTGACTACCACGCATTGAACGAACAGTACTCCTACCCGATAACTTTAGGGATTGAGGGCTTATTAGCGCTTGATAAAGATGGTTATATGCTATCCTACAATGAGCAAGTCAAGCTTTTATTACCTATAGACAAAATTGGCAATAAAAAATTTCAAGAGGCCTTGATTTTTTATGCTGTAGAAGATCAGCGTATCATCCCTACTGAAGAACTCTCTTTTTATAATACATTACAAACCGGTGAAAAACAGATTGATCATAATTATGGCATAATGACAGAAGAAGGACATCTTAAATGGCTCTCTTTTAGCTCTAAAATAGTACCCGAAAGATCTGACATGCATATGATTATCGCCATTTGCGATGTGACCAGATTAATAACAGAAAATAAAGACCTGCTCGAGAAAAAAAAGCATCTTCAGCTTCTTGTCGCTTCGCTCGACGATCTTGTATTTGAAGTAACGAAAGAAGGTGTTTTTACAAACTATTGGACGAGTAATTCAGATCTATTATTTTACAAACCCGATGAATTTTTAAACAAAAACCTAAAGGATTTATTTCCACTACCGATTTCTAAGAGAGCCTTAGAATTGATTGACAAAGCACTTACCTTAAATAAGGTTTGCAAAATGGAGTTCATATCCAACTTCGACACCCATAAGGGGAAGTGGTACAAAATGAAAGTAATGCCTATTCATTTAACCAAAGACCGTGTTGCCATTGTGGTATCCGACATTTCTGAAAAAGTAGAATCACTAGAAAAAATAAGATTTAACCAGCATAAATTTAATCAAGCATTTCATTTCTCCGGCCTAGGCATTTCTCTGACCAATTTACAAGGCAATTGCATTGAAGCAAATAAAACCCTAAGCAAAATCTTGGGATTTTCACAAGAGGAATTGTCTACCATTAATTTTTTAGATTATACACACCCCGACGATCTTGAATTTGACTATAAACAAAGACAAAGACTTGCCAGAGGAGAAATTGATAGCTTTACTTTAGAAAAACGCTATCAACACAAGCTAGGGCATTACATTTGGTGTTCTGTTACAATTTCAGCGGTTCACAATCAATTTAACGAGCTCTCTTTTTTTATCGTTCAGCTACAGGATATATCCGATGCTAAAAAGAACCGCGAGATTCTCGAACGACAAAAACATGAACTTGAGCTGGTAAAAATTGAATTGGAAACAAAAGTTAAACAGCTGGAAGATTTCAATCAGATTGTTGCCCATAACTTAAGAGGACCTGTTAGCAATATACATATGCTCCTTAGCGAATTGAAAGATGAAAGTAACATTGATGTTAAAAATGAATATTTAGATCTTTTAAAAACCAGCAATGATAGCTTGACCGATACATTAGAAGAATTATCGGAGATATTGGAATTACGAGAAAATACAAATATTTTAAAAGATAACTGTAATTTTTCTTTGATTTACACAAAGATCTACAGTCAATTTATCGGCGAGATCCAAAGTAAAAACGCCCAACTAACAGCCGATTTCCAAGTTGAAAACATCCACTATCCTACAAAGTATTTGGAAAGTATTTTCAATAATTTACTCAGTAATGCTTTAAAATTTACAGATCCAAATATATCACCTCAGATTCATATCAGAACCTACATTGAAGATAACACCCCCATTTTCAGCATAGAAGACAATGGCATAGGAATTGACTTACCTAAGTATAAGTCACAACTTTTCATGTTTCGAAAAGTATTTCATCGTGGTTTTGATAGTAAAGGTATCGGTCTATTTATCACAAGGTATCAAGTTGAAGCCCTAGGTGGTAAAATAGACATTAAAAGCGCTCCAGGTAAAGGCACTACTTTTTTAGTGAGATTTCTAAAAACAACAACATGA
- a CDS encoding family 20 glycosylhydrolase has protein sequence MRKILFLSFIFFCSLSSFGQQYIIPMPQHVEVLKQPSFSLQGNLVIGTGSFETQAKYLANQLEGVLRSKVNLKKSGTIRFQKINHQVAGQHDYYELKIDAKGIVISASTEDAAFYAVQSLLQLVEEHRTKGSIPALEIKDYAKFTYRGVHLDVSRHFFTANEVKSFLDYLSRYKMNKFHWHLTDDQGWRIEIKSHPKLTEIGAFRAVTQDVKDSKLTKDGRYGGFYTQEQVKDVVAYAKKLHIEVIPEIEMPGHALAALAAYPELSCTGGPFKVGTSWGVMDDIYCPKEETFSLLEDVIDEVVTLFPSHYIHIGGDEAPKTRWKACAHCQDLIKKEGLKDEFELQSYFIKRMEKYINAKGKSIIGWDEILEGGLAPNATVMSWTGIEGGIHAAKTGHDAIMTPVSHMYLDYYQGNPQSEPLAFNAELRLDKVYSFNPVPKELSAQEAKHILGPQANMWTEYITNFKHVEYMLFPRLLALSEVAWGTSNPDQYKSFEKRVIHEFNYLDRKSINYSKAIFELNGSIVSKEGKMYYELSTIKNDGTIRYTTDGTEPNIQSPIYISPILVDKTVTINAANFAVDRMIGSVLKQDFVISKSTGKSIQLLHEPSEAYYGSGGATLVDGVYGNKQYFKKNWLGFNAKDLVATIDLGTATTFSNVELNVVDQNASWIYYPQSVKVYVSNDNQNFTLVKEVGKELISESKGTIKLQFDQQTAKYVKIEVQHLNQIPSGSTGAGSAAWLFVDELSVY, from the coding sequence ATGCGTAAAATCCTATTTTTAAGTTTTATCTTCTTCTGTTCTTTATCTTCATTCGGACAGCAATATATCATTCCGATGCCGCAACATGTGGAAGTACTAAAACAGCCTTCATTTTCTTTGCAAGGTAATCTTGTGATCGGAACGGGCTCATTTGAAACACAGGCTAAATATTTAGCTAATCAACTGGAAGGTGTATTGCGATCAAAAGTTAATCTTAAAAAATCGGGAACGATACGTTTTCAGAAAATAAATCATCAGGTGGCAGGTCAGCACGATTATTATGAATTAAAAATCGATGCTAAAGGTATTGTCATTTCTGCATCTACAGAAGATGCAGCTTTTTATGCTGTGCAGTCCTTATTACAGCTTGTAGAGGAGCATCGGACAAAAGGTAGTATACCGGCATTGGAAATCAAGGATTATGCTAAATTTACATATAGAGGGGTTCATCTTGATGTGAGCAGACACTTCTTTACTGCCAATGAGGTCAAATCATTCTTGGATTATTTATCGCGCTATAAAATGAATAAATTTCATTGGCACCTAACCGATGATCAGGGATGGCGTATCGAAATTAAAAGTCATCCAAAGCTAACAGAAATTGGTGCTTTTCGAGCGGTAACACAAGATGTGAAAGATTCCAAATTGACAAAAGATGGTCGCTATGGCGGATTTTATACACAGGAACAGGTAAAAGATGTGGTAGCCTATGCAAAAAAGCTGCATATCGAAGTCATTCCTGAAATCGAGATGCCAGGTCATGCGCTAGCAGCTTTGGCGGCCTATCCTGAACTTTCTTGTACCGGTGGACCGTTTAAAGTAGGAACATCTTGGGGTGTCATGGATGATATCTACTGTCCAAAGGAAGAAACCTTTTCCTTATTGGAAGATGTAATCGATGAAGTCGTTACTTTGTTCCCGAGTCATTATATCCATATCGGTGGTGATGAGGCTCCGAAAACACGATGGAAGGCCTGTGCACACTGTCAAGATCTTATTAAGAAGGAGGGATTGAAAGATGAATTTGAATTGCAATCGTACTTCATCAAACGGATGGAGAAATATATCAATGCAAAAGGTAAAAGTATCATCGGTTGGGATGAAATTTTAGAAGGCGGCTTGGCTCCCAATGCTACGGTGATGAGTTGGACAGGTATCGAAGGTGGTATTCATGCTGCTAAGACGGGACATGATGCGATAATGACTCCTGTAAGTCATATGTATTTGGACTATTATCAAGGAAATCCACAATCTGAACCGTTAGCTTTTAATGCAGAACTGCGTTTGGATAAAGTATATTCTTTTAATCCAGTTCCTAAAGAATTGAGTGCGCAAGAAGCGAAACATATTTTGGGGCCACAGGCGAATATGTGGACCGAATATATTACAAATTTTAAGCACGTCGAGTACATGCTTTTTCCTCGATTGCTAGCTTTATCCGAAGTGGCTTGGGGTACATCCAATCCTGACCAATATAAGTCTTTTGAGAAAAGAGTCATCCATGAGTTTAATTATCTTGATCGTAAGAGCATCAATTATAGTAAGGCTATTTTTGAACTAAATGGCAGCATTGTTTCTAAGGAGGGAAAGATGTACTACGAATTGTCGACAATAAAGAACGATGGAACGATACGTTATACAACAGATGGAACTGAGCCGAATATCCAAAGTCCAATTTACATAAGTCCAATTTTAGTCGATAAAACAGTAACCATCAATGCGGCAAACTTTGCTGTTGATCGGATGATTGGATCGGTATTGAAACAGGATTTTGTTATCAGTAAATCGACTGGAAAATCGATCCAATTGCTGCATGAACCAAGTGAAGCGTATTATGGAAGCGGTGGTGCGACCTTGGTCGATGGTGTTTATGGAAACAAGCAATATTTCAAAAAAAATTGGCTAGGTTTTAATGCCAAAGATTTAGTAGCAACGATTGATCTTGGTACAGCAACGACATTTTCAAATGTTGAACTGAATGTCGTAGATCAAAATGCGAGCTGGATTTATTATCCGCAGTCGGTAAAAGTTTATGTATCCAACGACAATCAAAATTTTACGCTTGTAAAAGAGGTGGGAAAAGAGTTGATTTCCGAATCGAAAGGAACCATCAAATTACAGTTTGATCAGCAGACGGCAAAATATGTAAAGATTGAAGTTCAGCATTTGAATCAAATCCCATCAGGATCAACAGGTGCGGGATCTGCAGCTTGGTTATTTGTTGATGAATTGTCGGTTTATTAA
- a CDS encoding aminopeptidase P family protein — translation MTHSEKLAAIRSLMKDQGVDGYIIPSSDPHISEYLPDRYKCIAWTSGFTGSAGTLVITQDFAGLWTDARYFVQANEQLAGTGFELVKLKVQGNAEYAEWLGEKLAKGAKVAFDGNLASLLVAQSVKDILKPIDIIVDGHVDLLSSLWEGRPSLPTAKAYLLADTTTGQSTTSKLAAVRAVMVKNRAQAHLISSLDDLAWLLNIRGRDVPCNPVVLGFVYVTADEAILYIEPVKLDEDTRISLQSSGVQVKPYEDVYTQVSHLAVDSILIDPKRTCFAIYDAIPAAVNIIEKINPSTSLKAVKNEVEIAHTRETMINDGVALTKFFKWLETAVPQGDQSEISIAARLQEFREEQPGFNDISFNTIAGYLDHGALPHYSATIESNYTLKSKGLLLVDSGGQYQTGTTDITRVVSLGEITQEEKEDYTIVLKGTIEGSQAIFPQGSKGYQIDAITRRPIWATLRNYGHGTGHGVGFFLNVHEGPQTFNSANIDVAIESGMISSIEPGLYREGKHGIRIENLVLSRNAESSIFGDFMDFETLTICYIATDLVDKTLLDQHHINWLNQYNQWVFDKLKSRLNEEEQAWLKDKTAAI, via the coding sequence ATGACGCATTCAGAAAAACTAGCGGCAATAAGAAGTCTGATGAAAGATCAAGGTGTTGATGGTTACATTATCCCTTCTTCTGATCCGCATATAAGTGAATATTTACCAGATCGTTATAAATGTATTGCGTGGACTTCGGGTTTTACGGGTTCAGCAGGAACATTAGTGATCACACAAGATTTTGCAGGTTTATGGACGGATGCCCGTTATTTTGTTCAAGCAAATGAACAATTGGCTGGGACTGGATTTGAATTGGTAAAATTAAAAGTTCAGGGCAATGCCGAATATGCAGAATGGTTGGGCGAGAAATTAGCGAAAGGAGCAAAGGTTGCATTTGATGGAAATTTAGCTTCTTTATTAGTCGCACAATCGGTAAAAGATATATTAAAACCTATTGATATTATTGTTGACGGTCACGTTGATTTATTATCATCGCTTTGGGAGGGAAGACCTTCTTTACCTACTGCAAAAGCATATTTATTGGCGGATACAACAACAGGACAATCAACAACATCTAAATTAGCTGCAGTACGTGCTGTCATGGTCAAGAATAGAGCGCAGGCGCATCTTATATCTTCTCTAGATGATCTCGCTTGGCTGCTCAATATCCGTGGTCGTGATGTTCCTTGTAATCCAGTTGTTTTAGGTTTTGTTTATGTAACAGCTGATGAAGCTATCTTATACATTGAGCCTGTTAAATTGGATGAGGATACAAGAATAAGTTTACAATCTTCGGGGGTGCAGGTGAAACCTTATGAAGACGTATATACTCAGGTTAGCCATTTAGCGGTCGATTCCATATTGATCGATCCGAAGAGAACCTGTTTTGCGATCTACGACGCTATACCTGCTGCGGTTAATATTATTGAAAAAATCAATCCTTCGACGTCTTTAAAAGCAGTGAAGAATGAAGTGGAAATTGCACATACGCGTGAAACCATGATCAATGATGGCGTTGCGCTGACCAAATTTTTTAAATGGTTGGAAACGGCGGTACCACAAGGTGATCAATCTGAAATATCTATTGCAGCAAGATTACAGGAGTTTAGAGAGGAACAACCTGGTTTTAATGATATTAGTTTCAATACCATCGCTGGTTATTTAGACCATGGTGCATTGCCACATTATTCTGCAACTATTGAGAGCAACTATACGTTAAAATCAAAAGGATTGTTACTCGTGGACTCTGGAGGCCAATACCAAACGGGTACCACAGATATCACACGTGTCGTGTCGTTGGGTGAGATCACGCAGGAAGAAAAAGAAGATTATACCATCGTATTAAAAGGAACTATAGAAGGTAGTCAGGCCATATTTCCGCAAGGATCTAAAGGTTATCAGATTGATGCGATCACCCGTCGCCCGATTTGGGCCACACTTCGCAATTATGGACATGGAACTGGACATGGTGTAGGATTTTTCTTGAATGTGCACGAAGGACCGCAAACTTTCAACTCTGCAAATATTGATGTTGCTATAGAATCGGGGATGATCAGCTCTATTGAACCTGGTTTATACCGCGAAGGAAAGCATGGTATCCGTATCGAAAATTTGGTTTTATCGCGAAATGCGGAGTCTTCTATATTTGGTGATTTTATGGATTTTGAGACGCTGACTATCTGTTATATCGCTACAGATCTAGTTGATAAAACCTTATTAGACCAACATCATATCAACTGGTTGAACCAGTATAATCAATGGGTTTTCGATAAACTGAAGAGTCGATTAAATGAGGAAGAGCAAGCATGGTTAAAAGATAAAACGGCAGCGATTTAA
- a CDS encoding response regulator, which produces MKTSNSTKKSMITVVDDNAILRVIFNNMIKSFPDFPLEINLFENALDALDYFENKKQQQDMTPEIIFVDINMPFMTGWEMMDKLEHYGSDFLSQMNIYIISSSTSRSDQEQIAHYPFIDGYLLKPIDKSKLYELIRQLNSEV; this is translated from the coding sequence ATGAAAACTTCTAATTCCACAAAAAAGAGCATGATAACGGTAGTGGACGATAATGCCATTCTACGTGTTATTTTTAACAACATGATTAAAAGCTTTCCAGATTTCCCACTTGAGATCAACCTATTTGAAAATGCACTCGATGCATTGGATTATTTTGAAAATAAAAAACAACAGCAAGATATGACTCCAGAAATCATATTCGTCGATATCAACATGCCATTTATGACAGGTTGGGAAATGATGGATAAATTAGAACATTATGGTTCGGATTTTTTAAGTCAAATGAACATATATATTATCAGTTCATCAACCAGTAGAAGCGATCAGGAACAGATAGCACATTATCCTTTTATCGACGGGTATTTATTGAAGCCGATAGATAAATCGAAACTGTACGAATTGATTCGTCAACTAAATTCCGAAGTATAG
- a CDS encoding alpha-L-fucosidase, translated as MMKSLKRILFAFCLFFIFTTALFAQQNSKTQWFSHDRFGMFIHWGLYSAAEGLWKGEKLRYANNYAEWLRYRNRVSKEEYGELAKRFVWDQINPEEWVLLAKKAGMKYIIMTAKHHDGVAIWDTKIGDYSLSRLSGTNRDIIKELAIACKKHDMKLGFYYSHWIDWEHPYAWNHNQELTGHVTDQQYNQYWQEKVIPQLRELLTNYGDIALMWFDMWIPYKKSIIKKQQLQQVVQLIHTLQPKCLINSRLGLPTDEKNIDFETFGDNQFGTTYVDHPWETPGTIAHSWGYNGQENEWKSTSQIFNSLISNVSLNGGYTLNIGPRADGTLPYESISRLEDIGKWLQRQGESIYGATGLDLRVNQHDWGYLTTKTHGKQTQVYAQIFNWPLDRILRISGIKSKPSQVSVRIGASETSLKFKQKSGLLHIQLPAKQPDPFVSTISLTYNEPLQLDKEIVAESTFGGFALNSTNALHQDKLQITKYDGKRPQHIQTNNETIEWMIDFPEVGVYKVDISAHNPNKIFSTISIQIGTQSITEKLESNGKMVVEPNENNYTDEFVNTSLGSIKIDHTGPQKISFKKEGSEHLWLNSIWIEKKN; from the coding sequence ATGATGAAGTCCTTGAAAAGAATTCTATTTGCTTTTTGTCTATTTTTCATATTTACGACTGCACTTTTTGCACAGCAGAATTCAAAAACACAATGGTTTAGCCACGACCGTTTTGGCATGTTTATTCATTGGGGACTTTATAGTGCAGCCGAAGGATTGTGGAAAGGTGAAAAACTGCGCTATGCAAACAATTATGCAGAATGGCTACGCTATCGTAATCGGGTCTCCAAAGAGGAATATGGTGAACTGGCAAAGCGATTTGTATGGGATCAGATCAATCCAGAAGAATGGGTACTACTCGCCAAAAAAGCTGGAATGAAGTACATCATCATGACGGCCAAACATCATGATGGAGTAGCGATATGGGATACTAAGATCGGTGATTACAGCCTAAGTAGATTAAGCGGCACCAATCGAGATATCATCAAAGAATTAGCTATAGCATGCAAGAAGCATGATATGAAACTTGGATTTTACTATTCACATTGGATCGATTGGGAACATCCGTATGCATGGAATCATAACCAAGAATTGACAGGACATGTTACCGACCAACAATATAATCAATACTGGCAGGAAAAAGTAATCCCACAATTGCGCGAGCTGTTAACAAACTATGGCGATATCGCACTGATGTGGTTTGATATGTGGATTCCATATAAAAAATCAATTATTAAAAAGCAACAGCTGCAACAAGTCGTTCAACTCATTCATACCCTGCAACCGAAGTGCTTGATCAATTCCAGACTAGGTTTACCAACAGACGAAAAAAATATAGATTTTGAAACATTCGGTGACAATCAGTTTGGAACTACCTATGTTGACCATCCATGGGAAACTCCCGGTACAATCGCTCACTCTTGGGGATACAATGGACAAGAGAACGAGTGGAAATCGACAAGCCAGATCTTCAATTCATTGATATCAAATGTCAGTCTCAACGGTGGCTATACTTTAAATATCGGACCACGTGCAGATGGAACACTACCCTATGAGAGCATCTCCAGACTTGAAGATATAGGCAAGTGGCTCCAACGACAAGGAGAGAGCATTTATGGTGCCACTGGATTGGATTTAAGAGTCAATCAGCACGATTGGGGCTACCTCACAACAAAAACACATGGCAAGCAAACACAGGTGTATGCACAGATTTTTAATTGGCCCCTTGATCGGATATTGCGGATATCTGGAATAAAATCAAAACCTTCACAAGTCTCCGTTCGAATTGGTGCATCTGAAACCTCTTTAAAGTTTAAACAGAAGAGTGGATTATTACATATACAATTGCCAGCAAAACAACCTGATCCTTTTGTATCGACTATTTCGCTGACCTACAATGAACCCTTACAGCTCGATAAAGAGATCGTAGCGGAATCTACATTTGGAGGCTTTGCTTTAAATAGTACAAATGCACTTCATCAAGATAAATTACAAATAACCAAATATGACGGCAAGAGGCCACAGCATATTCAGACTAACAATGAGACGATCGAATGGATGATTGATTTTCCTGAAGTAGGTGTTTATAAAGTGGATATATCTGCACATAATCCGAATAAAATCTTCTCGACTATTTCAATTCAAATAGGGACACAATCCATAACTGAAAAACTAGAGTCAAATGGAAAAATGGTCGTTGAACCCAATGAAAACAACTACACAGACGAGTTTGTCAATACCAGTTTAGGGTCTATTAAAATCGATCATACGGGCCCGCAAAAGATATCATTCAAGAAAGAAGGAAGTGAACATCTTTGGCTGAATAGCATCTGGATAGAAAAGAAAAATTAA